One window of Mauremys mutica isolate MM-2020 ecotype Southern chromosome 6, ASM2049712v1, whole genome shotgun sequence genomic DNA carries:
- the LOC123372368 gene encoding perilipin-3-like: MTQLAEKGASFPTLVASDNKELVSSIQATVCSAVSAAKHSVDMAKEVVHSSIESATAVAGSNVNKLMGSSIGQILMSGIDAVLKKPEELIVHCPPMTDESLAKLAASLEGSVMGSVEQQNQLSSSTKLTRIPWPRWIMVMQPLKNEGAMLPTRWQLN, translated from the exons ATGACCCAACTGGCAGAGAAAGGAGCGTCTTTCCCCACACTG GTGGCTTCTGATAACAAGGAGCTGGTATCTTCCATTCAGGCTACAGTTTGCAGTGCTGTCAGTGCGGCAAAGCATTCAGTAGACATGGCCAAAGAGGTTGTCCACAGCAGTATAGAATCTGCCACAGCTGTGGCAGGCAGCAATGTGAACAAACTAATGGGATCAAGTATTGGTCAGATACTCATGAGTGGCATTGACGCAGTGCTGAAGAAGCCTGAAGAGCTGATTGTCCACTGTCCCCCAATGACAGATGAGAGTCTAG CTAAACTTGCAGCTTCTTTGGAGGGATCAGTAATGGGTTCTGTAGAGCAGCAGAACCAGCTGAGCTCCAGCACCAAGCTTACCAGGATTCCCTGGCCAAGATGGATCATG GTCATGCAGCCTCTCAAGAATGAAGGAGCCATGCTCCCAACAAGGTGGCAGTTGAATTAA